The stretch of DNA GGGCGGCTGCTGCGGGCCTCCGGCTATGCCACGAAGCCCTTCGCCGCGCCCTCCGAGTTCCTCGCGCAGCTGTCCGGGGACACGCTGGGCTGCGCCGTGCTGGACCTGCGGATGCCGGGGCTGAACGGGCTGGAGCTGCAGCAGGTCATGGCGTCCAAGGGCTGCCACCTGCCTGTCATCTTCATCTCCGGCCACGGGGATGTGCCGGCCAGCGTCAGGGCCATGAGGGCCGGCGCCGTGGACTTCCTCCTGAAGCCCTTTGATGAGCAACAGCTGCTGGGAGCCATCTCCCAGGCCTTGCTCAAGGACGCGGCGGACCGCGCCTACCGCGCCGAGACAGCCGCGCTGCAGGCCCGTCATGCCGTCCTCACGCCCCGCGAGCGCGAGGTATGCGCGCTGGTGGCCCAGGGGCTGACCAACAAGGAGGTCGCCCAGCGGTTGGGCACCACCGAGAAGACCATCAAGGTGCACCGCGCCCGCGTCATCCAGAAGCTGGACGTGGACTCGGTGGCGGAGCTGGTGCGGTTCGTGGACCGGCTGGGCCAAGGCTGAGCCCGCGCTGTCGATGTGGCCGTGCTGGCATGACCGGGGACCTCCGCTGGCTGCTGGCCGTCTGGGCTTTTGCCCACCATGCCCGCAGGGCCACTTCATCCGTGTCGTCCTCGCGGAGCCCCGAATCTCCGCGGGTATGCAGACCACCGCGAAGGCCCAGCGTGTCTATGACGACGGCCGCGTCGTCGACCTCGACGCCTCCACTTCACCGCAATGGACCTCATCCGCTGGCCACCCATGAGCGGGCCCTCTCTTGAAATTCTACTGATTTCGTAGAATTGCAGCTACTCTGTTTGCGCGGGAGTCGATGGCAAAACGGAGAGGGACATGACTGAGCGGATGAGCGGCGCCGGACCGGCGGGCTCGCGGAGGCCTTTGGCCTGGGGCGTCCTGCCAGCCCTGCTGCTGGCACTTGGCACGGGTTGCTGGAGCGAGCTTGAGCAGGAGCCGGTGCTTCCGCTTGGGAGCGAACAAGACGCGCTGGTGGCGAGCACGAGCGGGATGATGAGCAGCCGCCGGTACCGGCACACGGCGACCAAGCTGCTCGATGGGCGGGTGCTGATTGCCGGCGGCACCTCGGGTGGGGCCATACTCGCCACCGCCGAGATTTATGATCCCGCGACGAAGTCGTTCACCGCGACGGGCTCGCTGGCGACGGCACGCCACCTCCACACCGCGGTCCTGCTCCCGGATGGCACCGTGCTCGTCGCAGGCGGCAGCAACGCCTCGCAGGTGCTCGCCACCGCGGAGCGCTTCCATCCCGCGAGCGGCACCTGGACGGCGGCGGGCACGATGGCGGAGGCCAGAACGTACCACGCGATGTCGCTCCTCCAGGACGGACGCGTGCTCGTCTCCGCGGGCCGTCATTGGAGTGCATCGCTGGCCACCGCGGAGCTCTTCAATCCCGCGACGAACACCTGGAGTGCGACGGGCCCTTTGTCGATGACGCGATATGACCACAGCGCGACCGTGCTGCCGAATGGCAAGGTCCTGGCCGCCGGGGGGTGGGGCCCGGCAAGCGCCACCGCGAGCGCGGAGCTGTACGACCCGGCCACAGGCACCTGGATGGCCACGGGCTCGATGCTCGACGCACGTGCGAGACACACCGCGACCCTGCTCCAGGACGGACGCGTCCTGGCCGTGGGCGACACGCGCCGGACGGAGCTCTACAATCCCGCGACGGGCTCGTGGACGGCGGCCGGCCTGCTGACAGACGGACGCTCGTCCCACGCCGCAGCGCGCCTGAGCGACGGAACGGTGCTGGTGGCGGGCGGTTGGAGCAAGATCCTGAGCGTCGAGCAGTTCTCTCCCGTGACAGGCACCTGGAGTGTCGTCGACTCCATCTGCACCCAGCGCCTCGAGCCCGCGTCCGTGGTGCTCGACGACGGCAGCGTCCTCTTCGCGGGAGGCTTCTACTTCAACGGGGCGGGCAGCCAGGTCATGATGTCGACCGCCACGATCTGGAGCGGTGGCCCGCCGGCGGTGTGTCCGAACCTCCCGTCCATCACCGCGGCCTATGACCCCTCCCTGCGGGTGCCGCGGTGCAGCCAGACCGGCAGCGCCTGCGTTTCTGGAGGGCTGCTCAATGGTCATGCGAACGTGGGCCCTGAGCCGAACGCGCCGAACGCGATCTCCTCCTCGTGCTCGGACAGCCTCTCCGGGACGTACCACGTGACCCCGTCGATCGACGCCATCCGCGTGTACACGGGGGATGGCTCCGCGCTCAGCGAGCGCCGTCCGGCCACCATCGAGGTGACGTACTGGGCTGCCGGGCCGTACGGCAAGATCGAGCTCTTCACCTCGGCCAGTGCCACCAGCCCGAACTGGGTCTGGCTCGGGACTTATTCACCGGAAGGCTCCGGGGCCCAGGTGCTCCGCAAGACGGTCGACCTGCCCGTGGGGCCGCTCCAGGCCGTGCGCGCGAAGCTCTACCAGTCGCAGAGCGTGACGGTACCGCCCCCCGCATGCACCTGGGGCGCGGACGATGTGGATGACCTGGTCTTCGCCGTGAGCGGAGATACGGAAGCGCTTCCGCCGGTGGTCTCGCTGAGTGGTCCTTCGTCCGGCTCGCGCCGGGGGGGAACGGTGCGGCTCCGGGCGGAGGTGGCCGCGGACCGCACCGTCTCCCGGGTCGAGTTCTATCGCGGCACCGTGTTGCTCGGGAGCGACACCACGGCACCGTATACCTTCGACTGGGATACGAAGACGGTGGCCAACGGGGCCCACAGCCTGACCGCGAAGGCCATCGACAACACCAACGCCTCGGGGACGAGCCAGACGGTCACCCTCACCGTCGACAATGCCCTCGGCGCGGCGAGCTACAGTTCCGGCCTCCGCGCCCCCTGGTGCAGCGCGGCCGGCGGGGGCTGTGACTCCGGCGCCTTGCTCGAAGGCCGTGGAACGGTGGGCCCCGAGTCCAATCAGCCGAACACCATCAACGGGAGCTGTCCGGACGGCACCAGCGGAACCTATGGCGTCGAGGAGTCGAACGAGGCCGTCCGCGTCTACACCTCGGAGGGGGGGACCCTGCGGGAGGGCAAGTTGGCCACCGTCGAGGTGGATGTCCGGCCGAACAAGCTGCAGTCGAACGGCCAGCTTGACCTCTACTACGTCGCGAGCGCGGGCAGCTCGAACTGGCAGCTGCTGGCGACCTTGACGCCTTCGGGCACTCAGCCGCAAGTGCTCTCCGCGAGCTACGTGCTCCCTGTGGGGACGCTGCAGGCGGTACGCGCGCGCTTCCGGTATGGAGGCTTGGCCTCACCGTGCGGCAGCGGCAGCTACATCGACCACGACGACCTGGTCTTCGCGGTCGCCTCGTCGGACACCCTCTCTCCGGTGGTGTCGCTCACCAGTCCCGCCCAGGGAGCGAGCCTGCAGGGCACGGCGGCGCTCACCGTCAACGCCTCCGACGAGCGAGGGGTCTCGCGTGTCGACTTCTATCGTGGGACGGCGCTCATCGGCAGCACCACCCTGGCGCCGTATTCGTATAGCTGGGATACACGGGCCGTGGCGAACGGCACGTACGGCTTGATCGCGCGCGCCTACGACGCGGCTGGCAACGTGGGCACCAGCGGGACGGTCAGCATCACCATCAACAATCCACCGTCCGTGGGGGCCACCTACGACGCGACGCTCCGCGCTCCGCGTTGCAGCGCCGTGGTGGCGCAGTGCTCGTCCGGGACCCTGCTCAACGGCCGTGCGAACCTCGGCCCCGAGCCAAACCAGCCGAACACGATCCATGGCTCGTGCCCGGACGTCTCGGGGGGAGGGTATCACTCCGACGAGTCACTGGATGCGCTCCGCGTCTACACGAACGACGGGACGCTCCTCTCCGCAGGAAAGACCGTGACGATCGAGGCCACCGTGTGGGCCTATTCCAGCTACGCGTCGGACAAGCTCGACCTGTATTACGCGGCGGATGCAAGTGCTCCGTCGTGGAACTACATCACGACGCTCACTCCTACCAAGGGGGGAGCGAATACGCTGACGGCCAGCTATGTGTTGCCCGCAGGTCCCCTGCAGGCGATCCGCGGGCACTTCCGCTACGGTGGGGTCGCGAGTATCTGCGGCACCAGCGGCTTGGATGATCACGATGACCTGATCTTCGCCGTCCAGTGAGCATGGCCATGAAACGTACAGGCCTTGCGCTGATGCTGGTGACGTTGGGTGGGGCCGGGGCATGCCGTGCCCATCAGGAAGACGGCATCCCGGCCGCCATGGCCTGCGTGGATGATGCGTGGGAGGACGACGACACGCTGGAGCAGGCGAAGTCCACCCCCCCGCTCTCCCATATCTACAACCATGGGCCCTTGGTGCTGGAGGGAAGGGTGGCGTGCCCCGGCGATGCGGACTGGATTCAGGCCTGGGTGGACTGCTGTCACCCAGCGGGTGCCGTCGTGCGCTGGGATGCTTCACGGGGCCCCCTGGAGGTGGAGCTCCTGGATTCCAGTGGCCATCCCATCCCGCTGAGCGGCCCCGGAGACACCGTCCAACGCCAACCGGGGGAGATCCGCCTGCTTCGGGCCGAGCTTCAAAGCGGCTTCTTCGTCCGGGTTCGTGCCGGGGGCGCGGCAGCGGTGCCGTACACCGTCAGCCTGACCGCGCCCGTGTTCGTCCATCGGATGCCTGAGGACCTCGTCGAGCCCTCGGCAGCCCGCGCTCTGGCTCAAGGGCGCAGAGGGGGCCCCATCGGGTGCCTGTGAGCCCTTGCGAGCGGCCCGCTGTGCAGGGGAGGGGAGCGTCATCAAGGTAGGTATGAGGGCCCGTCCTCGAGAGGTGGGTGTCATGTCGAATCCCCGGCTGCCTTCTCCCCGTACCATCGCGGACGCGCTGCTTGCCGGAGACAACGCGGCCGTTTTCGATGCCGCGAGCCGCTACATGAGCTTCGGAGGTGCCCCGTTCCTCGTGGACGCGCTTGCCTGTCCCGTCATGGAGGAGGTGGGGGCGCGCTGGCATGCTGGCACTGCATCCGTGGCGGACGAACACGCCGCCTCGGAGCTGTTGCGTGAGCTTTTCTCAACCCTGCTGCCTGGCCTGGCGTGGCATCAGGGGGGCCCCAAGGCTGTCGTTACCTGCGCTCCTGGCGAGCAGCACCTGCTGGGGGCCAAGCTCATTTCCCAGGTCTTGGCGCTCGACGGCTGGCACGTGCGGTTTCTCGGCGCGAACACCCCCGCCAAGGACCTCGCCCTGTTCGTCGCCCGCGAGCACCCGGTCCTCGTGGGGCTCTCGGTCACCATGGCCGACCACGTTCACGCCGCGCACACCGCGCTCGAGTTGATACACCGCAGGGCACCCGATGTCCGTCTCGTGGCGGGCGGGAGCGCGGCATGGGCGCTGAAGCCTGCCGGGCGAGAGGCGTGGACCGTGCTCTCCTCCACCCAGGAACTCTTATGGCTGACGCGCGGCGGCACTGGCGGACACATCGGCCTCCGCTAACCGGAGGCTCATCCCCCGGAGGGGAGGTGCGACGCCTCTCCCAGGGAGGGCCGCTGCGGCTGGGAATCCATCGGCAGGACGACGATGAAGGTCGAGCCCTTCCCTGGCTGACTGCGCACGACGATGGTCCCCCCGTGGGCCTCGACGATCTGCCGCGCGACATACAACCCAAGCCCCATTCCCCCGTAGCGCTTGGGAGAGACCGCCCGCTCGAAGCGCTCGAAGATGCGGCTTGTGTCCGCGGGCACCAGGCCGATCCCCTGGTCCTGGACGAACAGGCGCGCGACCCCCTGCTTTTCTTCCACGGACACGTCGATGGGGTGCCCGGCCCCGTACTTGATTGCATTCGAGATGAGACTGGAGAGCACCTGCTCCAGCCTCAGCCGGTCCCACACGCCTCGAACCTGTCCAGGGATATGGGCTTCCAGCTGGCACCCCGCTCCCTCCGCCTCTTCCTGGAAGCGGTCCGTCACCTCGGTGGCCAGTGCGGACAGATCCATGTCCTCCAGCAACAGGCCCAGCCGTCCGGTCGCGATGCGCGACACATCCAGCAGGCGGTCCACGAGCTGGATCAGGCGCTGCACCTGGGCCGTGGACCGTTCGAGGTGCCGCATCACCCGGGGGTCGTCGAGCCCGGCCGCCACCACGCTGCGGCGGAGCGTCTCCAGCTGTAGCTTCAGGGGGGTCAGGGGCGTGCGAAGCTCGTGGGCGGCAATGGAGAGAAATTCGTCCCGTGATTTGACTCCCTCCCGCTCCTTCTGGAGCAGCGGCTCGAGCTCGCGTGCGGCCTGGAGCTCCACCTGGGCCATCACACAGGCGGCGAGATCCTCGAGGATGCTCGCCTCGCGGTCCGTCCAGCGGCGCGGGACTGTATCCAGAACGCAGAGTGTCCCCACGGCATGGCCGCCGGAGCCGATGAGCGGAGCGCCTGCATAGGCAATCGCTCCCAAGGTCTCCAGGGCCAGGCACTCGCGGAGCAGGGGGTGCTGACGGGTATCCTCAACGAGCAAGAGCGCTCCCTTGGCCATCGTGTGTTGACACACCGAGTGCGACAGCGGCATCGCGCGTTGTCGCAGCCACGGCTCGGGCAGGCCAAGACAGCTCTTACAGAAGAGGCGCTCTTCAGCCAGAAAGTTCACCATCCCCATGGGGGCGTGGAGACAGTGACACGCCAGCCGGGTGAGGCGGTCGAACGCCTCCTCCGCTGGGTTGTCCACGAGCCTCGTCTGGCGAGGATCCTCCAGGCGTTCCTGCGAGCGAAAGAGGCTCTGCACGTCGGCGCTCTCACCCATGGCCAGTCCTCTGGCTGCACACCCTCACACCGCTTGACTGGAGGAGGTGTGCCACCGTTGATGTAGACATGCGCAGACACTGGCGCGCAGGCGAGGAGCAGGCAGCCACGGGCTTCGCTGCCTCTCCGTGAATAGGCGCGAAACTACCGGTCGCCCGTCCAGTTGTTGCCGCCGCCGTCCTTGAACGAGAACGTCCCGGTGGAGACCTCGTCCTTCAAGAACAGGTTTCCAGAATTTGCCCGGGCGCCGCCGATGCTCGAGTTCTTGAGGATAATCGAACCCGTGGTGGGCATCCTCCCGCTGAGCGGGCTGGGCGGGGCCTTGTGCGAGTCATTGGCCACCATGCCAACATCGCCGGACTGCTCCAGGGTGATGTGGACGCCGTCAAACTCGGTGTCCTCGATCCGCTGCCCTTGCGTGGTCTGAACCAGGACCCCGTAGTGAACCGGGTCGATGATGTCGACGTCCTTCAACCGGATGCCCTGGAAGCGGATCGGCGAGTACGGCTCGGCCGGGGAGTAGGGGTTGGCGGCGAACAGCCACACCGCGCCCCACTTCAGCCGCTTCGCCTCGTCTCCATGCACGCCGTCGTCGTCCCACCACATGCGGCCTCCGCAGCGCTCCACCGTCATGTTCTCCACGGTGGTGAGCCCGGCGAACTCGTGCTGGGGCGCGAACTCGTTGTCCACGGTGATGCCCGGGTAGCGCAGGGTGTCGTAGACCACCGAGTCCTTGATGACGTTGTCGTGGCCGCCGTAGACCGCGAAGCCGGCGGCCCGCCAGATGAGGCCCGCCGTGCAGCGCTCGATGACGTTGCCCTGGTTGGGGCCCTCGGGCTGCTTGACCCAGGGCGTGCTGCCAATGGGCGCCTTGTCCCAGGTGATGGCGGACCACATGGCGAAGGCGTCATCGCCGGTGTTTCGCGCCGTGGAGTTCACGATGCGCGAGTTGGTGGTGCCGTTGCAGAGGTTGATGCCGTCCGCAAGGGTGTTGCGGAACCGGCAGTCCTCCCACAGCAGGTTGTTGCCGCCCTCGACCCAGCCGCCCACGATCATCCGCTCGATCCAGAGCCGCTTGAAGGACGCGTTGTTGTGCATGTAGCGGTCGAAGGCGCGGCCGATCCCGTCGTAGCTGTCCCACGGCCAGTTGCCGATGGCCGCCGCCTCCTTGTTGTAGCGGGCCGCCCGGTTGCGCCAGCTTCCGAAGATGGCGAAGTCCTGGAAGGTGATGTTGTCGCCGCTCAGGCGGAACCCGAACTCGTAGTTGTAGCCCACCTGCTCGGGAGGAGGCGGCACGAAGCGCGTGTGCCACATGCCGGCGCCCTGAACGGTCAGGCCGGCGGGAACGTAGACCTTGGGGCGCGCCGGATCCTCGTGCGACATCACGTAATCGCCCGGCGGGAGGAAGATGCCAGGCTTGCCGCCGTTCACGGCGTCCTGAAGGGCCTGCACCACCGCGGCTTCGGTGCGCTGGCTCACGACGACGTAATCCGCGGGGGTGGGGAGGGGCGTCGGCACGAGCTCCAGGTCCATGAAGTCGAGGGTGACGGGGAGGGTCGCGGAAGCATCTGGCGAGACGAGCTTCACCACATCGCCCTTGCGGATGGTGGCCTGGCCGTCGGCCGCCAGCAGCACGTGCGCCTCGTCGTAGATGTGGTGCGCGGAGCTCCAGGGCAGCTGCAGGCCAAAACCCACGTCGTTGGGGCTCGGGGTCTGGGGGAGCTCGTCCACCTGCTGGCGCGGCAGGGCGTTGTGCGTCTCGGTGTTGTTCGGACCGGTATAGAGCCAGGCGAAGTCCGAGTTCACCGTGAGCGTGGCCACCTTCGCGTCATTCACGTAGACATCCAGGTGGGCCTCCTTCTCGTCCGGCACGCTGTAGCGCACCACGACGGCGTTGGCCTCCACGCGGCTCGTCCACGTGACGGCGGCGGTGGGTCCATGCAGGGTCACCGCCTTGCGGCCCGAGGCTTCGCCGGAGAGCGTTCCTTCCAGCCACGGGCCGCTGGTGGTCTGCTCGAGGGTGGCGCCACCGGAGTAATCGCCCGCCTCGGCTTCGTACGCGTCCCAGGGGACGGTGGCGCCGCGGGGGACGGGGGAGCCGCTGGGGGGGGCGCTGGGGTCATCGCTGCAAGCCGCGAGCAGAAGGCACACGCAGGCCGATACGAGGATCGGACGAATCATCGTTTGCTGGCTCCTATACTTCGAAACAGGAAGTCTCGAAGTATAGGAGGAGTGCGAACTCAGGAGCAGTCGGATTCGCGCGCGCCGATGTCCGGCCCCCGGCCACAGTAGGTAGCGCCCACGGCCTGGCCCGCGTCCCGTGCCGGAGACGTGGTGGAGAGCCAGAAGTCCTCGGGGGCTCCGCTCAGGAACGCGGGGTTCTTGTCCAGGGAGTGCGCGTCCCAGCCGGTGGCCGAGCGCCAGGCGGTGAGGTTCAGGTAGCTGCCGTCCTTGCGCAACACGGCCGCGCCCTTGAGCGAGGCGTACAGGTTGCCATCGAAGGAGGTGTCCTGGAGGGTGGTGCCCAGCCGCACCGCCGCGCCCGAGCACGCGCCGAGGATGTTGTTTCGCACCCGCACGCCCTGGCTGGGCCCGCTCACGCCGTTGCCCACGATGAGGCCGTAGGCGGGCATGTTCCACACGGTGTTGTGGTCCACCTTCACGTCGATGGCCGTGTCCACGCGGATGCCCGAGCCGTCGTTGCCGTCCGCGTTGTAGCCGTCGAACACGCGGTTGCGCCGCAGCACGATGCGGGTGGGGGGCGCGCCCTCGCGGATGCCGCCGATCTGGATGCCCCGGCCGTTGCCGCGCACCTCGTTGTCCTCGAGCGTGACGTCGAGCGCGGACAGGTGCACCACCACGCCCTCTCCCGCCGACGAGGGGGTGCGGAGGTGGCCCCAGATGCGGTTGCCCCGGAGCGTCACGCGGGTGCACGTCTTGATGTCCACGCCGTTCTCCCGGTTCTCGTGCAAGTCATTGTCCTCGACGAGCAGGTTGTCGAAGGGCGTGCCCGGCTCGGTGGAGCCGCCCTCGGGCCCCAGGCACTGCACCCCGTCCCCGGAGTTGTGGTGGATGTCGTTGGCGCGGACGATGACGTTCTTGGAGTTGGTCTGCACACAGACGCCGTGGCTGTCATCATCGCCCGCGCGCCGGAAGTTGCTGATGCTGTTGCCCTCGATGAGCACGTCATGGGCCTGCTGGGCGACGTAAGCGCCCGCGCCATCGGTGCCGTTCTTGAGCGTGCTGGCGCGCAGGATGCCGTGGTGCGCGCCCACGCCGCGCCAGATGGCCGCGAAGGCCTTGTCTCCCGCCGCGTCGAGGGTGAGCCCCTCGACGTGCCAGTACGCCCCGCGCACGTCCAGCAGGGCCGTGCGGCTGCCCGTGCCGCCCTTGAAGATGGGGCTGGCGCCCGGCGCGGCCTTGAGCGTGAGGGGGGCGCTGGCCGAGCCGCCCTTCTCCTCGAGCCGCAGCCGCTCGGAGTAGGTGCCGGACTTGAGGAAGATGGCCTCACCCGGCTTCACCTGCGACAGCGCCTTGGCCACGGTCCGGAATGGGGCCACCTCCGTGCCCGCGGCGGTGTCCTGGCCCGAAGGGGAGACCCAGAGGATGCGGGAGAATGTCGGCGTGGCCGCGACGGCGGACCAGGCGTGTTCCGGGGCGAAGTGCTGCTCATCGGCGGCAGCAAGAACACCGGCCGAGGAAACCAAGACACCCACCAGGGCCATGGGCGAAATGGCCTTCAGCAAAGGACTCCGACGCATCCACACTCCTTGTGTGAGCCCCGCTTGGGGCGGGGGACAGGGGATGGGGCGCCGGACAGTTGGTTGGCGGAGATCATTCCTCCTGCCCGCCGCTTCGGCCGCCTGGCCGTTCGCAACAGGAGCGAGCAGGACATATGATTTCAGAGGCTTGGCGGAAGCTTGCGGCTCTGCACAGACGGCAGCAGGGAGGGGCCTTGGCCCCTCGGCCGCCGTCCAGAAGGCGCTTTACGGGCAGTACTCCATGTCCGAGCGGCACACCCCGTCGCCGCAGCGGCACGATCTGCCGCCGGGGCAGTTGTTACAGGGATCGTACGGGTCCGGGTCCGGCGGGGGGCACGCCCAGTACACGTACTTGCCGACCGTCCTGCTGGGGGTGGACCCGCAGGTGGTCCGGTTGCCATTGCTGTCGATGACCATGGGCCACGCATTCACCTGGAAGTAATGCGTGCCGCAGGGGATCCCCATGGTGCTGAAATACCAGGCGCCCGCGTTGCCGGGGCGCTCGTCGAAGGCGTACCGGATGCCATCGACGTAGTAGTCCAACCGCACCGCGTTGGAGAACTGGGACACCGCCCAGTAGCCCACGCCCGAGACCTCGTTCACGTACATGGTGGCGTCCGAGAGGGTCAGACTGCTGACGCTCAGGCCCGCGCACAGGGACGATTCTTGAGTGCCCAGGGACTCCTCGGCCGAAGCCGCGTCTGCTTCGAGGTGAGTGCCACCACAGGCCATGAGCAGCGCTCCGGACATCAATGCCCAGAGCGAAGTGCAGATCGATTTTCGAAGCATTTCAGTTCCTTTGCGAGTTCAGCGGAGAACAATTATAGACTGTTTTTCCGGTATTTCAAGATTGGCATTTGGCCTGCGTATGCCGGATTTCTGGATAGGGTGAGGGCATGCCGCGCCCCCCCGTGTCCGCTGAACGCCCGCGCCGTTTCCATGCTGAGCCGCTGGTCCACATCCTGCGCTACCTGGAGACGGCGCTGGGTTCGGGCCCCGTGTCCATCGAGGTGCCGGACCCGGACCTGGGGCCGGGGCGCTACGCCGGAGAGCGGGTGGGGCCCGAGGGCGGTTGGGTTCACCGGCCGCTGCGGAATTGGTGTGATTTGGCCGAAGGGTTGTCCTGCCGTCTGCGCACACCCCGCGCGGCCGGGGACACGCACGTGGTGCTCACCTTCGAGCCCCTGGGGGCCGAGGCGCCGTGGCACGCGGGCAGCGGGGAGGCCGCGCGCTCGGGGCCTCCCGAGGAACGGTATGGCGCCGCATCCGCCTTCGCCCGGGTGCGGAAGTTCGAGGACGCGGGCTTCCTGCTGCCGTGGCGGGAGGCGGCGGGCCGGCTGAGATTGCCTCCGGGGGCGCGGGTGCTGGACCTGGGGGTCAACCGGGGGGATGAGCTGGCCGCGTTCGAGTGGGCGACGGGGGCACAAGCGGTCCGCTTCGTTGGCGTGGACCACAGTGCCAGCGCGCTTGCCGAGGCCCGGGGGGCCTTTCCGGACGCGCGCCATTCGTTCGTGCAGGCGGACTTGAATGCGCTCCCGGCGGGGTTGGGCCGCTTCGATGCGGTGGTGTCCGTGGGCACACTGCAAAGCCCGGGCGTGGACGACCGGGCCCTGTTGCGAAGGCTCGTGCAGGAGCACCTGGAACCCCGGGCCGCGATGGTGCTGGGCTTTCCCAACTCCCGCTTCCGGGATGGAGAGGCCCTGTATGGCGCGCGCGTGCGCAACCTGACCGAGCCGGACCTGTCGCTGCTGGTGAAGGATCTGTCCTTCTACCGCCGCTACCTGCACCAGCACGGCTTCCGCACGTTCCTGGGCGGAAAGTACGACCTGCTCCTCACGGCGGTCCGCGGACAGCCGTCAGATGCCCGGGACGAGGCGGAGCCGCCCCAGGACTGAGGGTTCACGCACGGGGCTCGTCTTCGAAGCGCATCGTGCCGTCCGGCGCCACGGAACAGGCCCGGACGGCGGTCACGGCGGAGATGGCCAGGGGCGCATAGAGGTGCGGGAACAGATCGCCGCCGCGAGATGGCTCCCAGCGCAGGGCGTCGCCCAGGCCTTCGAGCGGGACCGTCAGCAGGAGAAGGTTGCCGCGGCCGGCGTAGTGGCGCCGAGCGGTCTCGGCCAGTTGAAGGGCGGTCGACATGTGGATGTAGCCATCGGCCCGGTCCACCGCCGAGCCGGTGTAGACGCCCTGGGCCCGGGCGGCCTCCCATTCGCTGGCGTCAACGAGTTTGAAGGCTTCGGTGGGCCGGGTCATGTGCCGGCCCTCCGTGCGGGGAAGAGGCATTCGTGCATCCGGTCACCCTACTGGACAAGGTGGTTCATTGGACTTGGGTCCAGGGTGCCGGCATGTCTGGCGGCACGCCGCACAGGCGGATTCTCCGGCCGTCTGTGCATTGAGTGTCCGATACCTACCATGAGGGAGTTCCAACCATCGGGAGAACACGTGATGAGAGACTTCAAGGCGGCGGTCGTTGGCTCGTTGGCGGCGGCACTTCTCTGGGCTCCGGTTTCCCTGGCCCAGTCCACGTCATCTACCTCGACCGCAACGGGGGGCACGGACACGGCTCAATCCGGGAGCGTGACGGGCACTTCCGGGCAGGGCGGCTCAGGCTCCGCGGGGGATTTCGGGAGCTCGGGAACGGATGTGGGGGCCAGCGACTCGGGCGTGATGGGAACGGGCGGTTCGGGCAGTGCCGGGAGCGTGGACGGCCAGGACAGCACGGGGACCGGGAATAACAGCGTGGGCACCGGCGGCAGCAGCACGGGCACGGGAGGGAGCGACCTGGGGAGCACCGGCACGGGTGGCACTGGAACGGGCAGCGACCTGGGCAACACCGGCACGGGTGGGGCTGGAACGGGCACCGGCCTGGACAGCACGGGCAGCGACCTGGGCAACACCGGCACGGGAGATGACCTGGGCGGCACCGGCGGGGCCGGCACGACTGGCACGGGCACCGGCGGCGATCTGGGGAGCACCGGCACGGAGGGCGACCTGAGCGGCACCGGGACGGGCTCGAACACCGCCACGGATCCTGGCACGGGAAGCGGGACCAGCACGGGGAACCTGGGCGGCAGCACGGGCCGCTAGGGTTGAAGCATGCGCCCACCCCGGGCCGCTGACCCGGGCGCGGCTCAGGCCCGGCGCAACGTGATGACCGCGAGCTCCGCCGGCGCGCCCAGCCGCGCCGGGGGGCCCGTGGTTCCAGCCCCCCGGTTCACATAGAGCCAGGAGCGGCCTTGCCGGTACAACCCCG from Stigmatella aurantiaca encodes:
- a CDS encoding GAF domain-containing sensor histidine kinase; the protein is MGESADVQSLFRSQERLEDPRQTRLVDNPAEEAFDRLTRLACHCLHAPMGMVNFLAEERLFCKSCLGLPEPWLRQRAMPLSHSVCQHTMAKGALLLVEDTRQHPLLRECLALETLGAIAYAGAPLIGSGGHAVGTLCVLDTVPRRWTDREASILEDLAACVMAQVELQAARELEPLLQKEREGVKSRDEFLSIAAHELRTPLTPLKLQLETLRRSVVAAGLDDPRVMRHLERSTAQVQRLIQLVDRLLDVSRIATGRLGLLLEDMDLSALATEVTDRFQEEAEGAGCQLEAHIPGQVRGVWDRLRLEQVLSSLISNAIKYGAGHPIDVSVEEKQGVARLFVQDQGIGLVPADTSRIFERFERAVSPKRYGGMGLGLYVARQIVEAHGGTIVVRSQPGKGSTFIVVLPMDSQPQRPSLGEASHLPSGG
- a CDS encoding cobalamin B12-binding domain-containing protein; translation: MSNPRLPSPRTIADALLAGDNAAVFDAASRYMSFGGAPFLVDALACPVMEEVGARWHAGTASVADEHAASELLRELFSTLLPGLAWHQGGPKAVVTCAPGEQHLLGAKLISQVLALDGWHVRFLGANTPAKDLALFVAREHPVLVGLSVTMADHVHAAHTALELIHRRAPDVRLVAGGSAAWALKPAGREAWTVLSSTQELLWLTRGGTGGHIGLR
- a CDS encoding response regulator transcription factor, producing the protein MTEAPATIFLVDDDESVLRGLGRLLRASGYATKPFAAPSEFLAQLSGDTLGCAVLDLRMPGLNGLELQQVMASKGCHLPVIFISGHGDVPASVRAMRAGAVDFLLKPFDEQQLLGAISQALLKDAADRAYRAETAALQARHAVLTPREREVCALVAQGLTNKEVAQRLGTTEKTIKVHRARVIQKLDVDSVAELVRFVDRLGQG
- a CDS encoding Ig-like domain-containing protein; the encoded protein is MTERMSGAGPAGSRRPLAWGVLPALLLALGTGCWSELEQEPVLPLGSEQDALVASTSGMMSSRRYRHTATKLLDGRVLIAGGTSGGAILATAEIYDPATKSFTATGSLATARHLHTAVLLPDGTVLVAGGSNASQVLATAERFHPASGTWTAAGTMAEARTYHAMSLLQDGRVLVSAGRHWSASLATAELFNPATNTWSATGPLSMTRYDHSATVLPNGKVLAAGGWGPASATASAELYDPATGTWMATGSMLDARARHTATLLQDGRVLAVGDTRRTELYNPATGSWTAAGLLTDGRSSHAAARLSDGTVLVAGGWSKILSVEQFSPVTGTWSVVDSICTQRLEPASVVLDDGSVLFAGGFYFNGAGSQVMMSTATIWSGGPPAVCPNLPSITAAYDPSLRVPRCSQTGSACVSGGLLNGHANVGPEPNAPNAISSSCSDSLSGTYHVTPSIDAIRVYTGDGSALSERRPATIEVTYWAAGPYGKIELFTSASATSPNWVWLGTYSPEGSGAQVLRKTVDLPVGPLQAVRAKLYQSQSVTVPPPACTWGADDVDDLVFAVSGDTEALPPVVSLSGPSSGSRRGGTVRLRAEVAADRTVSRVEFYRGTVLLGSDTTAPYTFDWDTKTVANGAHSLTAKAIDNTNASGTSQTVTLTVDNALGAASYSSGLRAPWCSAAGGGCDSGALLEGRGTVGPESNQPNTINGSCPDGTSGTYGVEESNEAVRVYTSEGGTLREGKLATVEVDVRPNKLQSNGQLDLYYVASAGSSNWQLLATLTPSGTQPQVLSASYVLPVGTLQAVRARFRYGGLASPCGSGSYIDHDDLVFAVASSDTLSPVVSLTSPAQGASLQGTAALTVNASDERGVSRVDFYRGTALIGSTTLAPYSYSWDTRAVANGTYGLIARAYDAAGNVGTSGTVSITINNPPSVGATYDATLRAPRCSAVVAQCSSGTLLNGRANLGPEPNQPNTIHGSCPDVSGGGYHSDESLDALRVYTNDGTLLSAGKTVTIEATVWAYSSYASDKLDLYYAADASAPSWNYITTLTPTKGGANTLTASYVLPAGPLQAIRGHFRYGGVASICGTSGLDDHDDLIFAVQ